The segment GAACAGTTCGAGAATATCCGACAAACTCGGCGAAGACGGGCCTTCGGCTGGCTCGGTCTCGTTCTCACGCTCGGTTTCATTACGCTACAGGGGCTTGCTGCGGCGGAGTTTTTCGATAGTAGAACGAACTTTACGTGGAGCCACTTCGCCGGGCGGATGGGCGATTACTTCCCCCGGACCGACGTTGGCGGTATTCCGTTTCTCGACATCTGGACCTACTGGGAGTTCATTTCCTCGAACGATCTGATCTACGATGCCGAGATTGGGGGGCTGCTGTTTCAGTTCCCACCGAACTTCGCGGATCTCTATGCCTTCTTTTTCGAAGAGCTGGGCGTCTTCCTGATCTTTGGGGAGGCCGGGATCACGCTGGCGATGGGGCTCGTCGGGACGATCCTCGGCTTCCCGCTCGCGTTCCTGTTTAGCGTGCTCGGCTCCGAGCGAGTCACGCCGTTCCCGATCAACTTCATCTTCCGCGGGATTATGTCGTTCATTCGGGCCATCCCGGCCATTATCTGGGCGCTGATCTTCGTTGCACTCGTCGGGCTGGGGGCTGCGGCGGCGACACTCGCCATCGCACTAAATACGATCGGTAACCTCGGTCGCCTGTTCGTCGAGGAGCTCGAAGAGCTCGAGGACGGACCGATCGAAGCGATGCAGACGACGGGCGCGAACAAACCACAGGTGGTCTTCTTCGGCATGTTGAGTCAGGTGAAGACCTCGTTTATCGCCTGGACGCTGTACATCTTCGAGATCAACGTCCGGTCGGCAGTCACGGTCGGCGTCATCGGTGCCGGTGGACTTGGTGCTGTCGTTGCGACCCAGGAGGCACGACTCGTGTTCGAGAACATGATGGCTACACTCTTTGTCATCTTCGTACTCATCTTCCTCGTCGAGCTGTTCAGTCAGCGTCTCCGTGCTCGACTGCGATCGAACCAGGAGAAAAAGAGTATCTACGAGTTGATCGTCGGCTTCCCGCGACGGATGGCCGACTCCGTCGTCAGGTAGCTCGACGCTAGCGTTTTTCTTCGATCTCGCGGGCAGCAGCCAGCAGTTCGTCGTGTCGTTCGCCGTTCGACGCGACAACCCCACGGCTCCGCGGCGTCCACGACTCGCCATCGAGATCGGTTACGGTTCCGCCTGCCCATTCGACCATCGCGACGCCCGCGACAGTGTCCCAGGCGTTCGCATCGATATTCGTGAGTACGCCCTCGACCGACCCAGCCGCGAGCAGGGAGAGCGATGCCTGAGCGCAGCCTGGCCGCCGGAGGTCGCCGAACCGTCGGACGATTGTACCGGTCGCGGCGGCGTATTCGTCACGACGATCCCGGGGCCACCAGATCGACGGGACGACCTGAAACGTCTCCGGGTCGGTTCGGCCGCTGACGGTCACTGGTGCGCCGTTCCGCCTGACGCCATCCGGCGTCCCGACGTAGGTGTCGCCCAGCGCGGGCATATCGTTGACCGCCGCGACCGGAGTACCATCCACGAGACAGGCCACGCTCGTCGCCCAGCGACGGTTCTCTCGGACGAAGTTGTTGGTCCCGTCGATCGGATCGACGATCCAGACCATCCCGGTTTCGGGGACGGTTCCGGTCGCGCTCTCCTCGCCGTAGATCGTGGCGTCTGGGATAGCATCACGTATCCGCGCTTCGACTGCCGCCTCCGCATCCCGATCTGCCTGCGTAACCACGTCGGTTTTGCCCGACTTGCGCTCAACGTCGAGCGGGCCACGGAACGCTTCTGCCGCGACAGCACTTCCCGCAGCTGCGCTCTCGCGGGTTATCTCAACCAGCTGCCCGGTAGCGACCTCGTTCGCGTCTCGGTCCATCCTCGCTAGTTTAGGAGCAAGGGGTTTAGATCCAAGGGCTTTGGTGAATCGCCATACGTGAGTTAATTCGGGTGGGTGACGGCTCGTTTGA is part of the Natranaeroarchaeum aerophilus genome and harbors:
- the phnE gene encoding phosphonate ABC transporter, permease protein PhnE; this encodes MTDDDRPTASDGGVEQPNRLESASARVNEQFENIRQTRRRRAFGWLGLVLTLGFITLQGLAAAEFFDSRTNFTWSHFAGRMGDYFPRTDVGGIPFLDIWTYWEFISSNDLIYDAEIGGLLFQFPPNFADLYAFFFEELGVFLIFGEAGITLAMGLVGTILGFPLAFLFSVLGSERVTPFPINFIFRGIMSFIRAIPAIIWALIFVALVGLGAAAATLAIALNTIGNLGRLFVEELEELEDGPIEAMQTTGANKPQVVFFGMLSQVKTSFIAWTLYIFEINVRSAVTVGVIGAGGLGAVVATQEARLVFENMMATLFVIFVLIFLVELFSQRLRARLRSNQEKKSIYELIVGFPRRMADSVVR
- a CDS encoding inositol monophosphatase family protein, which gives rise to MDRDANEVATGQLVEITRESAAAGSAVAAEAFRGPLDVERKSGKTDVVTQADRDAEAAVEARIRDAIPDATIYGEESATGTVPETGMVWIVDPIDGTNNFVRENRRWATSVACLVDGTPVAAVNDMPALGDTYVGTPDGVRRNGAPVTVSGRTDPETFQVVPSIWWPRDRRDEYAAATGTIVRRFGDLRRPGCAQASLSLLAAGSVEGVLTNIDANAWDTVAGVAMVEWAGGTVTDLDGESWTPRSRGVVASNGERHDELLAAAREIEEKR